A single genomic interval of Vicugna pacos chromosome 34, VicPac4, whole genome shotgun sequence harbors:
- the ALG10 gene encoding dol-P-Glc:Glc(2)Man(9)GlcNAc(2)-PP-Dol alpha-1,2-glucosyltransferase isoform X1, whose protein sequence is MLPEARGPRSPSILCLPALLGPLGPVPPCAPISIPSVKRDSPDLSLPRTFSRTGFLARGPEMAQLEGYYFSAALSCTFLVSCLLFSAFSRALREPYMDEIFHLPQAQRYCEGRFSLSQWDPMITTLPGLYLLSVGVVKPASWIFGWSEHVVCSIGMLRFVNLLFSVGNFYLLYLLLRKVQPRHKAASSVQRILSTVTLAIFPTLYFFNFLYYTEAGSMFFTLFAYLMCLYGNHKTSALLGFCGFMFRQTNIIWAVFCAGNVIAQKLTEAWKTELQKKKEERLPPVRGPFSEFRKILRFLLAYSMSFKNLSALLLLTWPYGLLALLFCAFVAVNGGVVIGDRSSHEACLHFPQLFYFCSFTLFFSFPHLLSLSKIRAFLCLVWKRKLQFFAVTLVSIFLVWRFTYAHKYLLADNRHYTFYVWKRVFQRHEIVRYLLVPLYIFAGWSIADSLKSKPIFWNLMFFVCLFAVTVPQKLLEFRYFILPYVIYRLNIPLPPTSRLVCELGCYAVVNFLTFYIFLHKTFQWPNSPDTQRFMW, encoded by the exons ATGCTCCCGGAAGCTCGGGGTCCGCGCTCTCCCAGCATCCTTTGCCTTCCGGCTCTGCTCGGGCCCCTCGGGCCAGTCCCGCCTTGCGCGCCCATTTCGATCCCGAGTGTCAAGCGCGACTCTCCGGACTTGAGCCTCCCGCGCACGTTTTCCAGGACTGGGTTCTTGGCCAGGGGGCCAGAAATGGCGCAGCTGGAGGGTTACTACTTCTCGGCCGCCCTGAGCTGTACCTTTTTAGTGTCCTGCCTCCTCTTCTCGGCTTTCAGCCGGGCGCTGCGAGAGCCCTACATGGACGAGATCTTCCACCTGCCGCAGGCGCAGCGCTACTGTGAGGGCCGTTTCTCCCTCTCGCAG tgggaCCCCATGATTACTACATTACCTGGCTTATACCTGCTGTCAGTCGGAGTGGTCAAACCTGCCAGTTGGATCTTTGGATGGTCAGAACATGTTGTCTGCTCCATTGGAATGCTCAGATTTGTAAATCTTCTCTTCAGTGTTGGCAActtctatttattatatttgctTCTTCGCAAGGTGCAACCCAGACACAAG GCCGCCTCAAGTGTCCAGAGAATCTTGTCCACAGTAACGTTAGCAATATTTCCCACgctctatttttttaacttcctttatTATACAGAAGCAGGATCCATGTTTTTCACTCTTTTTGCCTACTTGATGTGTCTTTATGGAAATCATAAAACTTCAGCCTTGCTTGGATTTTGTGGCTTCATGTTTCGTCAAACAAACATCATCTGGGCTGTCTTCTGCGCTGGAAATGTCATCGCACAGAAGTTAACAGAAGCCTGGAaaactgagctgcagaagaagaaggaagagaggctCCCCCCTGTTAGAGGACCGTTTTCAGAATTCAGGAAAATCCTTCGCTTTCTGCTGGCGTACTCCATGTCGTTTAAGAACCTGAGTGCGCTCTTGCTCCTGACCTGGCCCTACGGCCTCCTCGCGCTGCTCTTCTGCGCCTTTGTGGCCGTCAACGGCGGGGTGGTGATTGGCGACAGGAGCAGCCATGAAGCCTGTCTGCACTTTCCCCAGCTGTTCTACTTTTGCTCTtttactctctttttttcctttcctcaccTCTTGTCTCTTAGCAAGATCAGGGCTTTTCTCTGCTTGGTGTGGAAACGGAAACTTCAGTTTTTTGCAGTGACTTTAGTCTCCATATTTTTAGTTTGGAGATTTACTTATGCTCATAAGTACTTGCTAGCAGACAACAGACATTACACCTTCTACGTGTGGAAGAGAGTTTTCCAAAGACACGAAATTGTGAGATATTTGTTAGTTCCACTCTACATATTTGCTGGTTGGAGCATAGCGGACTCACTGAAGTCAAAGCCCATTTTCTGGAATTTAATGTTTTTTGTGTGCTTATTTGCTGTTACAGTACCTCAGAAATTGCTAGAATTTCGTTACTTCATTTTACCTTATGTCATTTATAGACTTAACATACCCCTGCCGCCCACATCCAGGCTTGTCTGTGAGCTGGGCTGCTATGCAGTCGTCAATTTCCTGACTTTTTACATCTTCCTGCACAAGACTTTTCAGTGGCCAAACAGTCCGGACACTCAGAGGTTCATGTGGTAA
- the ALG10 gene encoding dol-P-Glc:Glc(2)Man(9)GlcNAc(2)-PP-Dol alpha-1,2-glucosyltransferase isoform X2: MLPEARGPRSPSILCLPALLGPLGPVPPCAPISIPSVKRDSPDLSLPRTFSRTGFLARGPEMAQLEGYYFSAALSCTFLVSCLLFSAFSRALREPYMDEIFHLPQAQRYCEGRFSLSQWDPMITTLPGLYLLSVGVVKPASWIFGWSEHVVCSIGMLRFVNLLFSVGNFYLLYLLLRKVQPRHKSLHHRTLLKSKGA; this comes from the exons ATGCTCCCGGAAGCTCGGGGTCCGCGCTCTCCCAGCATCCTTTGCCTTCCGGCTCTGCTCGGGCCCCTCGGGCCAGTCCCGCCTTGCGCGCCCATTTCGATCCCGAGTGTCAAGCGCGACTCTCCGGACTTGAGCCTCCCGCGCACGTTTTCCAGGACTGGGTTCTTGGCCAGGGGGCCAGAAATGGCGCAGCTGGAGGGTTACTACTTCTCGGCCGCCCTGAGCTGTACCTTTTTAGTGTCCTGCCTCCTCTTCTCGGCTTTCAGCCGGGCGCTGCGAGAGCCCTACATGGACGAGATCTTCCACCTGCCGCAGGCGCAGCGCTACTGTGAGGGCCGTTTCTCCCTCTCGCAG tgggaCCCCATGATTACTACATTACCTGGCTTATACCTGCTGTCAGTCGGAGTGGTCAAACCTGCCAGTTGGATCTTTGGATGGTCAGAACATGTTGTCTGCTCCATTGGAATGCTCAGATTTGTAAATCTTCTCTTCAGTGTTGGCAActtctatttattatatttgctTCTTCGCAAGGTGCAACCCAGACACAAG AGTCTACATCATAGGACTCTTCTGAAGAGTAAAGGAGCTTAA